A genomic stretch from Lathyrus oleraceus cultivar Zhongwan6 chromosome 2, CAAS_Psat_ZW6_1.0, whole genome shotgun sequence includes:
- the LOC127122909 gene encoding protein MAIN-LIKE 1, which translates to MESWVSRSGLSSLQRTSLNKIDTNLISAFVERWHLETSSFHMPFGEMSISLDDVSCLLHLPIRGIFWSPRDVTEEIAVELAVDYLGVSQGEAQSHVRSCRGSYYKLEWLYDLFVQHRAASSWTYATRAYLLMLVGSTIFADKTFTLVEARYLLLFTDLDRCSGYSWGAAALVTLYRYLGDASMYSCKQLGGYPTLLQCWIHEYFPTVGKRGENWKPADNCGLPRAMRWSYRQGVLKVDDLRPILDELTPADVIWRPFEDHRVWRLFDEICLYRGCLKWGETLPSECYRCDRSIYHGHHSI; encoded by the exons atggagagttgggtatctagatctggtttatcttcacttcagagaaccagtctgaacaagatagacacaaatcttatctctgcatttgtggaaagatggcatctagagacatcttcatttcacatgccgtttggtgaaatgagcattagTTTGGATGATGTCTCATGTCTacttcacttgcccatcaggggTATCTTCTGGAGTCCTCGGGATGTGACGGAAGAGATAGCTGTTGAACTTGCTGTTGACTACTTAGGAGTGTCACAGGGTGAGGCACAATCACATGTTCGTAGCTGCAGGGGTTCGTATTacaagttggagtggttatatGATTTATTCGTACAACATAGAGCTGCTTCCAGCTGGACATATGCGACCAGAGCATATCtgttgatgttggtgggttccaccatttttgccgataagacctttacacttgtagaggcacgatacctcctcctgtttacggacttagatagatgttcaggatatagttggggagcagctgcactagttaccctatacagatatcttggagatgcgtccatgtacagttgcaaacagctcggtggatatcctactctcctacag tgttggattcacgaatactttccaactgttggaaaaagaggggagaattggaaACCAGCTGATAATTGTGGTCTTCcccgagcgatgagatggtcgtataggcaaggagtcctgaaggttgatgatttacgacctattttggacgagttgacacctgccgacgtcatatggcgtccatttgaggatcatagagtATGGCGTCTGTTTGATGAGATATGTCTCTACAGGGgctgtttgaagtggggtgaaaca TTACCATCAGAGTGTTATCGCTGTGATCGATCCATCTACCATGGCCATCACTCCATCTGA